In Mus caroli chromosome 19, CAROLI_EIJ_v1.1, whole genome shotgun sequence, a genomic segment contains:
- the Cstf2t gene encoding cleavage stimulation factor subunit 2 tau variant: MSSLAVRDPAMDRSLRSVFVGNIPYEATEEQLKDIFSEVGSVVSFRLVYDRETGKPKGYGFCEYQDQETALSAMRNLNGREFSGRALRVDNAASEKNKEELKSLGPAAPIIDSPYGDPIDPEDAPESITRAVASLPPEQMFELMKQMKLCVQNSHQEARNMLLQNPQLAYALLQAQVVMRIMDPEIALKILHRKIHVTPLIPGKSQPVSGPGPGGPGPSGPGGPGPGPAPGLCPGPNVMLNQQNPPAPQPQHLPRRPVKDIPPLMQTSIQGGIPAPGPIPAAVPGPGSLTPGGAMQPQVGMPVVGPVPLERGQMQISDPRPPMPRGPMPSGGIPPRGLLGDAPNDPRGGTLLSVTGEVEPRGYMGPPHQGPPMHHGHDNRGPASHDMRGGPLAADPRMLIGEPRGPMIDQRGLPMDGRGGRESRGMETRPMETEVLEPRGMERRMETCPMETRGMEARGMDARGLEMRGPGPSSRGPMTGGIQGPGPINMGAGGPQGPRQVPNIAGVGNPGGTMQGAGIQGGGMQGAGMQGGGMQGAGMQGGGMQGTGMQGGMQGAGMQGANKQGGGQPSSFSPGQSQVTPQDQEKAALIMQVLQLTADQIAMLPPEQRQSILILKEQIQKSTGAS, translated from the coding sequence ATGTCGAGTTTGGCGGTCAGAGACCCAGCCATGGATCGATCGCTGCGTTCGGTGTTCGTGGGGAACATTCCGTATGAGGCGACGGAGGAGCAGTTAAAGGACATTTTCTCGGAGGTTGGTTCAGTTGTCAGTTTCCGTCTCGTCTACGATAGAGAGACTGGGAAGCCCAAGGGTTATGGCTTCTGCGAGTACCAAGACCAGGAGACTGCGCTCAGTGCCATGCGGAACCTCAATGGGCGAGAGTTTAGTGGGAGAGCGCTTCGAGTGGACAATGCCGCCAGCGAAAAGAACAAGGAGGAGTTAAAGAGCTTAGGCCCGGCGGCCCCCATCATTGACTCCCCCTATGGGGACCCTATcgacccagaagatgctccagaaTCGATTACTAGAGCAGTCGCCAGCTTGCCCCCAGAGCAGATGTTTGAGCTCATGAAGCAGATGAAGTTGTGTGTCCAGAACAGTCACCAGGAAGCTCGAAACATGCTACTTCAGAACCCACAGTTGGCGTATGCTTTGCTGCAGGCACAAGTGGTAATGAGAATCATGGATCCAGAGATTGCCCTGAAAATTTTGCATCGTAAGATACATGTCACACCACTGATCCCAGGCAAATCTCAGCCTGTCTCTGGACCTGGCCCTGGAGGGCCTGGGCCTAGTGGGCCTGGCGGCCCTGGCCCCGGCCCTGCCCCTGGCCTCTGCCCGGGACCTAACGTCATGTTGAACCAACAGAATCCTCCTGCCCCTCAGCCTCAGCATCTGCCAAGAAGACCTGTGAAGGACATTCCACCTCTGATGCAGACCTCTATCCAGGGAGGAATTCCAGCTCCGGGGCCAATACCAGCTGCAGTTCCTGGACCTGGTTCCTTAACTCCGGGAGGAGCAATGCAGCCACAAGTTGGCATGCCAGTGGTTGGTCCAGTGCCCCTAGAGCGAGGACAGATGCAGATATCAGATCCTAGACCTCCGATGCCTCGTGGACCCATGCCTTCTGGTGGCATACCTCCTCGAGGACTACTGGGAGATGCTCCAAATGACCCACGTGGAGGGACTTTGCTCTCAGTGACTGGAGAAGTAGAGCCCAGGGGTTATATGGGACCACCCCATCAGGGTCCTCCAATGCATCATGGTCATGACAACCGTGGCCCTGCCTCACATGATATGAGAGGAGGACCATTGGCAGCAGATCCCAGAATGCTAATTGGAGAGCCCAGAGGTCCCATGATAGATCAGAGAGGTCTACCTATGGATGGTAGAGGAGGTAGAGAATCTCGAGGGATGGAGACTCGGCCCATGGAAACTGAGGTCTTGGAGCCACGAGGAATGGAGAGAAGGATGGAGACCTGCCCGATGGAAACCAGAGGGATGGAAGCAAGAGGCATGGATGCAAGAGGACTAGAGATGAGGGGCCCTGGCCCTAGTTCCAGAGGTCCGATGACTGGTGGAATCCAGGGTCCTGGCCCTATTAATATGGGGGCAGGTGGCCCTCAGGGACCTAGACAGGTTCCAAATATTGCAGGAGTGGGAAATCCTGGAGGTACCATGCAGGGGGCAGGTATACAAGGAGGAGGGATGCAGGGAGCAGGTATGCAAGGAGGAGGGATGCAAGGAGCAGGCATGCAAGGAGGGGGGATGCAGGGAACAGGCATGCAAGGAGGGATGCAGGGAGCTGGCATGCAAGGAGCCAATAAGCAAGGTGGAGGCCAGCCTAGCAGTTTTAGCCCTGGGCAGAGCCAGGTAACTCCACAAGATCAAGAAAAAGCAGCTTTGATCATGCAGGTTCTCCAGCTGACTGCGGATCAGATTGCCATGCTGCCTCCCGAGCAAAGGCAGAGCATTTTGATTTTAAAGGAACAAATCCAGAAATCCACTGGGGCTTCTTGA